DNA sequence from the Candidatus Kaistella beijingensis genome:
TTAAAGTAGTAACTTCTGTGTTGTAAAGTTTTTCTACTTTTGCCCGAGCTTTCTTTCCTAATATCATCCGTTCATTATCGTTATTTTTCAAATGAATAACAGTTTCGACCCATTGTTTATCATTTTCAGCTAAAATTCCTGTTTCACCATTAATAATTATCTCACGATTCATTCCAATATTAGAAGCAATTCCAGGAACTCCGCATGCAGCATATTGAATCAATTTATAGGCACATTTTCCCCTTTCCCAAAGTGAGTCTTGCAAAGGCATAATACCTACATCCATTTTCAAAATTTCTTCTGCCTCTGTTTCTTCAGTCCATGGAAAATAATAAACATTTTTACCCAAATTCTCACCTGATTCCACACCAATAATGTGAAATCTAATTTCGGGATCTAACTCTTGTACTTTCATAATCCATTCCCTACATGGAAGAAGGTGTTTTTCAAAAGTCGATTTTGTACCAATCCAACCGATGGTAAAAATTTTGTTATCCAATTTTTCTATAATTGGATAACGGCTAAGGTCGATGACTGTGGGGATAACCTCAATATTTTTCGCACCTTTTTTGAGCGCATAATCGGCTAAATAAGAATTGCCAGCAACAACCATTGAACTATTTTTCATCACTGAACCGATTTTATTTCCTAAGAGTTGTCTGATTAAATAACTTTTGCTTTGATCGTAATTGTGAAAAATAGCATCATCATAATCCACAATGTAATGGACACCCAACTTTTTAAAAATCATTTCAACCCACGATGGAAGATATGGAAACAATTCTTTTTCGATCACTACGCGATCAAATTTCCCAACTTGGAATATTTTAATGAGTCTTCTTAAATATCCTTGTACGGCTTGCTTAATTGTTGATTTTCCGGAATAAAGATTAACAAGATACTCCTCTGAAAACAAAGGACTTACTTCGACATGAAATCCTGCTTCCTCTAATAAAGGAAAATACTGGAAGCTACGCAAACGACTGCTCCCCGCATTTCTGGAATATTTGGTAAAGTAAAGGATTTTCATTTACCTAACTTTTGTAATAACATTTCTATAACTTTCCACGGCTGCTTCCATAGAGAAGAAATTTGATGCCATATCGTGGGTCACAAATTTTGTCGCTAAAGATCTTTGACTCATCCATGTTAGTATTTCTCGTCGCTGTTGATTGAAATCGGTACCATGGTCAAAAATATAACAATCTTCAAACTCCTGCAAAATGGTTTCACTGTCACCAATTCCCTTGCTTGCGATCGTTGGTATTCCGCAGAGTAAATATTCTCCAAGTTTTATGGGTGCAACTCCCTGCATACTGAAAGTAGGCTTTCGTAAAGCAAACGCGATATCGGCTGCGTTCAACCATCGCGGAATTTCTAAAAAAGGAACTTTTTTTAGGATAATATCATTTCTCAATTCTGTAAGAACACGGCTTTCTGCATAGTCCAAATTACCGGTTAGAATTAAAAACTTTGCCGGTTTATTTTTTCGATATTCAGAGAAAATATGCTGCATTTCATCCAAACAATACTGATCTCCTAATGAACCGCAATAAACGAAAAGTGTTTCGTTTGTAAGCTGAAGATCTTTTCTCTTTTTTTTACGCGACTCAAAATCGATATTGAAAAAAGATGCGTCTCTTCCGTTTTGTACAACTGAAAATCTATTGCGGTAATTCTCACCAATGCTTTGCAGATGAATTTCAATTGCTTTTTGAGAACGCGTAATCACATGATCTGC
Encoded proteins:
- a CDS encoding glycosyltransferase family 4 protein, which codes for MKILYFTKYSRNAGSSRLRSFQYFPLLEEAGFHVEVSPLFSEEYLVNLYSGKSTIKQAVQGYLRRLIKIFQVGKFDRVVIEKELFPYLPSWVEMIFKKLGVHYIVDYDDAIFHNYDQSKSYLIRQLLGNKIGSVMKNSSMVVAGNSYLADYALKKGAKNIEVIPTVIDLSRYPIIEKLDNKIFTIGWIGTKSTFEKHLLPCREWIMKVQELDPEIRFHIIGVESGENLGKNVYYFPWTEETEAEEILKMDVGIMPLQDSLWERGKCAYKLIQYAACGVPGIASNIGMNREIIINGETGILAENDKQWVETVIHLKNNDNERMILGKKARAKVEKLYNTEVTTLRWIEILKNAP
- a CDS encoding glycosyltransferase → MKNLLFITWDGPQTSYMEGLFMPIFHVIAKKEDIQFHIIQFTWADEKKKQEVKTAAEEMGIIYNSFPIMKKPVASLGSLLTLFSSSKKIEKYINENKIDFVMPRSTFPAFMVNQIKNRTFKTIFDADGLPIEERVDFAGLKKNGRMYNWLKSIETKMLKNADHVITRSQKAIEIHLQSIGENYRNRFSVVQNGRDASFFNIDFESRKKKRKDLQLTNETLFVYCGSLGDQYCLDEMQHIFSEYRKNKPAKFLILTGNLDYAESRVLTELRNDIILKKVPFLEIPRWLNAADIAFALRKPTFSMQGVAPIKLGEYLLCGIPTIASKGIGDSETILQEFEDCYIFDHGTDFNQQRREILTWMSQRSLATKFVTHDMASNFFSMEAAVESYRNVITKVR